From a region of the Alnus glutinosa chromosome 1, dhAlnGlut1.1, whole genome shotgun sequence genome:
- the LOC133880580 gene encoding UDP-glucuronic acid decarboxylase 2-like, with protein sequence MNSELIHRSHSTQTPQPINLHSTKSSDPLRNSTNPFLYMLRKQRLLFMLVGIAIATLFFNFIPPHDRHPVIQSEPSGTRRVLYVDQADHHYNPLVGLGHVNVGGKVLLGLKGKTLRVLVTGGAGFVGSHLVDRLMERGDSVIVVDNLFTGRKDNLVHHFGNPRFELIRHDVVEPILLEVDQIYHLACPASPVHYKYNPVKTIKTNVVGTLNMLGLAKRVGARFLLTSTSEVYGDPLQHPQAETYWGNVNPIGVRSCYDEGKRTAETLSMDYHRGLGIEVRIARIFNTYGPRMCIDDGRVVSNFVAQALRKEPLTVYGDGKQTRSFQYVSDLVEGLIRLMEGDHVGPFNLGNPGEFTMLELAQVVQETIDPNAKIEFRPNTEDDPHKRKPDITKAKELLGWQPTISLRNGLPLMVEDFRQRIFGDQKDTTVYNTIKSAA encoded by the exons ATGAACTCCGAGCTGATCCATAGAAGCCACAGTACCCAAACCCCACAACCCATTAACCTTCATTCAACAAAATCCTCAGACCCTCTCCGAAACTCGACGAACCCATTCCTGTACATGCTCCGGAAGCAGCGCCTCCTGTTCATGCTCGTCGGAATCGCCATAGCCACTCTCTTCTTTAACTTTATCCCACCACATGATCGCCACCCGGTCATCCAATCAGAGCCGTCCGGTACTCGACGCGTGCTCTACGTCGACCAGGCCGACCACCATTATAATCCACTAGTCGGCCTCGGGCATGTGAATGTGGGTGGGAAAGTGCTACTGGGGCTTAAGGGGAAGACGCTGAGGGTTCTGGTGACTGGTGGGGCCGGCTTCGTGGGGAGCCACCTCGTGGACCGTCTGATGGAGCGAGGGGACAGCGTGATCGTGGTGGATAACCTCTTCACGGGGAGGAAGGACAACCTGGTGCACCACTTCGGCAACCCCAGGTTCGAGCTCATCAGGCACGACGTCGTCGAGCCGATTCTCCTGGAAGTTGACCAGATCTACCACCTAGCCTGCCCCGCCTCGCCTGTGCATTACAAGTACAACCCGGTCAAGACCATC AAGACCAATGTGGTGGGGACACTGAACATGCTAGGACTGGCAAAAAGGGTGGGTGCAAGGTTTTTGCTAACCAGCACCAGTGAAGTGTACGGTGATCCCCTGCAACACCCCCAGGCCGAGACCTATTGGGGCAATGTCAATCCAATCg GGGTAAGGAGCTGTTACGATGAGGGGAAGCGGACGGCGGAGACCTTAAGCATGGACTATCACCGAGGCCTTGGCATTGAG GTGAGGATTGCTCGAATTTTTAACACGTACGGACCACGTATGTGCATAGACGACGGTCGTGTTGTTAGCAATTTTGTAGCTCAG GCACTAAGGAAGGAGCCATTGACTGTTTATGGTGATGGGAAGCAAACAAGGAGCTTCCAATATGTTTCCGACCTG GTGGAAGGTCTAATACGGCTTATGGAAGGTGACCATGTGGGTCCTTTCAATCTTGGGAACCCTGGTGAATTCACCATGCTTGAACTCGCTCAG GTGGTACAAGAGACGATAGATCCTAATGCAAAGATAGAGTTCAGGCCCAACACAGAGGATGACCCACATAAGAGGAAGCCAGACATCACCAAGGCCAAAGAGCTTCTTGGGTGGCAGCCAACTATCTCCCTTCGCAACGGACTTCCTCTCATGGTTGAAGATTTCCGACAACGTATATTCGGCGACCAGAAAGACACCACTGTTTACAATACCATAAAGTCCGCAGCATAA
- the LOC133859845 gene encoding uncharacterized protein LOC133859845, with amino-acid sequence MEEFEVGGKKRRVRVRSLLSPEIKESLIAFLRSNSDVFAWCHDDMPGIDPLVISHWLNMDPNYRPVKKKRRNFAPERNQAIHEEVERLLRVGFIREVDYPQWLANVVLVKKSSGKWRMCMDFTDLNRAFPKNSFPLPQMDVLIDSTSSATYQRLVNRMFNNQIERNVEVYVDDMLVKSLKAISHLADLEETFDTLRRYRMKLNPAKCAFGVSSRKFLGFMVSNKGIEANPEKIQAVLEMQAPRTTKQLQQLTERIAALNRNECEEAFGQLKEYLASPPLLSSPKEGEILYLYLAVSPSAVSSILVREESGLQKPVYFTSRALHGAEGRYPWIEKLAFALIASSRRLRPYFQAHAIRVLTEYPLKKVLQKPDLSGRLVNWAVELGEFDLEFYLRTTIKAQVLADFIAEFCNLPESQETPEQETWIAYVDGSSMKSRSGAGVALITPDKEEIAVALKLDFPTTNNEVEYEAVIAGLSLAKHLGAKNLEVRSDSQVVVGLIQGGSEAKGEKMIKYLAKVLGFWDRFERVVVTQIPRTKNKRADALARLGSATDEKISASKHRVIILDKPSVDDIGSVMQIDDAYVINEWARHVIEYLKNGQLPNDKKEFRKVRKQSARYTLVGEILYRRVEETNKTLVKILKKKLPKRKGGWVEYLLEVMWSYRTTTSLATSETPYSLAFEVEAVIPIEIGSPSFRIQHYNLGFNSEGLKLHLDLLEEKREEARVRTSTYKEKAARYYNKKVKPRSFNTGDWVLRRITSAAKDPTEGKLGPVWEGPFRVIKINPKGAYHLEDTNGKKLQRPWNA; translated from the exons ATGGAAGAATTTGAAGTAGGAGGTAAAAAGAGAAGAGTTAGAGTCAGGTCTCTGTTATCTCCAGAAATCAAAGAGTCCTTGATAGCTTTCCTCCGAAGTAATTCTGACGTGTTCGCCTGGTGCCATGACGACATGCCAGGAATTGACCCCTTGGTAATTTCGCACTGGCTAAATATGGACCCAAACTACCGAcccgtcaaaaaaaaaagaagaaactttgCTCCAGAAAGAAACCAAGCCATACATGAAGAAGTGGAGAGACTATTGAGAGTCGGCTTTATCCGAGAAGTGGactacccccagtggctggccaatgttgTCTTGGTGAAAAAGTCAAGCGGGAAATGGAGAATGTGCATGGATTTCACCGACCTCAACAGGGCGTTCCCAAAAAATAGTTTCCCTCTCCCCCAGATGGATGTCCTAATCGACTCCACCTCGAG TGCAACCTACCAAAGGTTAGTCAACAGAATGTTCAACAACCAAATCGAGAGGAATGTAGAagtatatgtggatgacatgctAGTGAAGAGCCTGAAAGCGATCAGCCATCTGGCTGATCTCGAAGAAACTTTTGATACACTAAGGAGATATCGGATGAAGTTGAACCCGGCGAAATGTGCCTTTGGCGTCTCATCAAGAAAGTTCCTGGGGTTCATGGTCTCGAATAAAGGAATCGAGGCAAATCCAGAGAAAATCCAAGCTGTGCTGGAAATGCAAGCTCCCCGTACGACAAAACAACTACAGCAATTGACCGAGAGGATTGCAGCCTTAAACCG CAACGAGTGCGAAGAGGCTTTTGGCCAGTTAAAAGAATACCTAGCCAGCCCACCACTCTTAAGTTCACCAAAAGAAGGGGAAATTCTTTACTTATACCTAGCAGTGTCGCCATCAGCTGTCAGCTCAATCTTAGTCCGAGAGGAGTCCGGATTGCAAAAACCAGTATATTTCACTAGTAGGGCGCTGCACGGAGCCGAAGGAAGATATCCTTGGATTGAGAAGTTAGCCTTTGCCCTCATCGCCTCATCTCGGAGGCTAAGACCATATTTCCAGGCACATGCTATAAGGGTGCTCACAGAGTATCCTCTGAAGAAAGTATTGCAAAAGCCCGACCTCTCAGGTAGATTGGTAAATTGGGCCGTGGAGCTCGGAGAATTTGACCTAGAATTCTATCTGAGAACCACCATCAAGGCCCAAGTTCTGGCAGACTTCATTGCAGAATTTTGCAATCTCCCCGAAAGCCAAGAAACTCCCGAGCAAGAAACGTGGATAGCGTATGTCGATGGGTCATCCATGAAGTCCCGAAGCGGAGCCGGGGTAGCCTTGATAACACCGGATAAGGAGGAAATTGCAGTGGCATTGAAGTTAGACTTTCCAACCACAAACAATGAGGTGGAGTACGAAGCAGTAATAGCAGGCCTCAGCCTGGCGAAACATCTAGGAGCAAAAAACCTCGAAGTCCGAAGCGACTCACAGGTTGTTGTCGGCCTCATCCAAGGTGGATCTGAGgccaaaggagaaaaaatgataaagtacCTTGCCAAGGTGTTGGGTTTTTGGGACCGCTTCGAACGAGTGGTGGTCACACAGATCCCAAGAACCAAAAACAAACGAGCTGATGCACTAGCTCGGCTAGGGTCGGCAACGGACGAAAAGATTTCGGCCTCAAAACACCGGGTTATCATTCTAGACAAGCCTTCTGTGGATGACATTGGATCGGTGATGCAGATCGATGACGCCTACGTAATTAATGAATGGGCAAGGCACGTGATTGAATATCTTAAGAACGGGCAACTACCGAATGATAAGAAAGAATTTCGAAAAGTCCGGAAGCAATCAGCACGATATACTCTTGTCGGTGAAATTCTGTATCGCCGA GttgaagaaacaaacaaaactttggtgaagatattaaaaaagaaactccCAAAGCGTAAGGGAGGATGGGTGGAATATTTGCTGGAAGTcatgtggtcgtaccgaacaaCAACCAGCTTGGCAACTTCTGAAACTCCCTACTCGCTAGCATTCGAAGTCGAAGCAGTGATCCCTATCGAAATAGGTTCCCCGAGCTTTCGCATTCAGCATTATAATCTCGGATTTAACAGTGAAGGATTAAAACTGCACCTTGATCTTCTGGAAGAAAAGCGAGAAGAAGCAAGAGTCAGAACTTCTACTTATAAAGAAAAAGCAGCTcggtattataacaaaaaagtaaagCCCCGATCGTTCAATACTGGTGACTGGGTGCTTCGGAGAATAACTTCGGCAGCTAAAGACCCCACAGAAGGGAAATTGGGGCCAGTATGGGAAGGACCATTCCGAgttatcaaaatcaacccaaaggGAGCATACCATCTTGAAGACACAAACGGGAAGAAGCTGCAACGACCATGGAATGCCTAG